From a region of the Myxococcus stipitatus genome:
- a CDS encoding SDR family oxidoreductase, whose protein sequence is MPASSPTLLVTGAAGQLGRRVVELLLESHRGPLVVTTRHPEKLAALAARGVTVRQADFDAPATLDAAFAGADRLLLISTDSLDVPGRRVVQHRNAVEAAKRAGARHVVYTSLTRPEPDSPITLAADHWATEQALQQSGLGYTVLRNNVYAEMLLHSLPQAVAAGQLVSATGTGTTAYVTREDCARTAAAALAATFDGKRTLDVTGPAAVSHADLARLASELSGRPVQWTPVDVAALEQGMVSHGVPAPLARALASFDVAVAQGRMGDVAGTVTELSGRAPTSVATFLAAHRDALRGATR, encoded by the coding sequence ATGCCCGCCTCCTCCCCCACCCTCCTCGTCACCGGTGCCGCCGGCCAGCTCGGACGCCGCGTCGTCGAGCTCCTGCTCGAATCCCATCGGGGGCCGCTCGTCGTCACCACGCGCCACCCGGAGAAGCTCGCGGCGCTCGCGGCCCGCGGCGTCACCGTGCGCCAGGCGGACTTCGACGCGCCAGCGACGCTCGACGCCGCCTTCGCCGGCGCGGATCGCCTGTTGCTCATCAGCACGGACTCCCTGGACGTGCCGGGCCGCCGCGTCGTCCAGCACCGCAATGCCGTGGAGGCCGCGAAGCGCGCGGGGGCCCGCCACGTCGTCTACACCTCGTTGACCCGGCCGGAGCCGGACAGCCCCATCACCCTCGCCGCCGACCACTGGGCGACGGAGCAGGCCCTCCAGCAGAGCGGCCTGGGCTACACGGTGCTGCGCAACAACGTCTACGCGGAGATGCTGCTGCACTCGCTCCCCCAGGCGGTGGCGGCCGGCCAGCTCGTCTCCGCCACGGGGACCGGCACCACCGCGTACGTGACGCGCGAGGACTGCGCGCGGACCGCCGCCGCCGCGCTGGCCGCCACCTTCGACGGGAAGCGGACGCTCGACGTCACCGGCCCCGCCGCGGTGAGCCACGCGGACCTGGCGCGACTGGCCAGCGAGCTGTCCGGGAGGCCCGTCCAGTGGACCCCGGTGGACGTCGCCGCCCTCGAACAGGGCATGGTGTCCCACGGTGTCCCGGCGCCGCTCGCGCGGGCGCTGGCCTCGTTCGACGTCGCGGTGGCCCAGGGCCGCATGGGCGACGTGGCGGGCACCGTCACGGAGTTGTCGGGGCGCGCCCCCACGAGCGTCGCCACCTTCCTGGCCGCCCACCGCGACGCGCTTCGAGGCGCGACCCGCTGA